Genomic window ([Eubacterium] hominis):
GTGTAATAGAGATATTAAAGCTAAAACTATTGCGGCAATATCAAAGGAAAACACCTGATGTGAAAAATGTCATCTATCATGACAGCGATAGACAAAGTGAAACATTGTGGTTTGATATCCTTTATACAGATCGAGAGGATATTGTCGGTATAGAAAAAATCAGTTATGATCGAATTTTAAAACAGCTGCCAGTGGATGGCATGCGATTTGTGGAAATTGATCGAGATTGGGCATTATCACAGGATAGATAAACGAAAAGGAGAGGCATGATGGAACAGGAAAAAGATCGCCAGCTGGGAATCACCTTTCAGATTAGTCTGGACAGCTTTTTAGATGAGCCAAAAATTGTGAATGATGAAAAGAGTACACAATATGAACAGGCATTACAGGTGCTGGAAGAAGCGAAACGCTTTCGCAGTAATCAGAAGAAATGCGATATCGCAAAGCAGGCACTTGGCATATGTGGGGATTGTATTGAAGCATATCTGGTGTATGGCTGGAATGTACAGGATATTTATGAACGTATCCATATCCTTCGTCAGGGCATGGAGCTTGCGACAATGAATATCGGCAAAGAATTTTTCCTGCGTCATGTGACAGATTTTTATGAAGAAGATGTGATGAAGCCGCTTCTGCAAATCAAATTTGCGTATGCGCTGTCTTTATATGAAGCTGGCAATTTGAAAAAAGCACAAAAACAGTTTCAGGAGATATTGAATCTGAATCCATCGGATGTTTTTCATGTCAAACATTATGTATATGCATCTTATCTTTATTTTGAACAATTGGAAAAATGTAAAGAATTGCTTGGCAGGGAACTGCACGAGGATACTTTCTTAATGTATGTAAGGTTTTTGTTGTTGATGAAGGAAGAACAGATAAATGAAGCGAAGGCTATGGTAACACAGCTGGCTCAGGCAAATACGCATCTATTTGATATGTTGACGTATCGTATGATGAATACAGCCGCAATAGTGCCCCATTTTGAAGCTGGTTCTTTTGAAGAAGCGGCCTATATTTATAAAGTGTTGTCTAAGGTGATTTCTACCTTGGAATACCTGCCGGTATTTTTGATGAAATATGAGAATGAAGATTAGGGAAAGCCATTACAAGACGGCTTTCCCTTTTCAATTCATACAAAAAATGGTAAACTTGACATAGGAAGTGATGGCATGGCAAAACTGGAACTACAGCATATACAGAAACATTTTGGCAAGGTGAATGCAGTCAATGATTTCTCATTGAGGCTGAATGAAAAAGCATTTGTAGTATTGGCAGGACCAAGTGGCTGTGGAAAAACAACGCTGTTACAGTTGATAGCCGGATTACTTCCAGCAGATTCTGGCCGTATCATATTAAATGATACAGACATCACAACAACAGAACCAGGAAAACGAAAGATTGCGATGGTATTTCAGGAGGCCGCATTGTTTCCACATTTGAATGTATATGAAAATATCGCTTTTGGACTGGCTTATCAGGGAATGAAAGAAGCGGATATTCATACGGCTGTTCATCAGATGGCAGAAATGTTATCAATAGATGAGCTGCTGGATCGTGCAGCAAATACACTCAGTGGTGGACAGATGCAGCGTGTTGCGATTGCCAGAGCATTGATTCGTCAGCCGGATCTGTTTTTGATGGATGAGCCATTAAGTTCTTTGGATGCATCTTTGAAATCAAAGCTGCGTATAGAAATTGCACAGTTGTATCAACGCTCAAATGCAACATTTCTTTATGTTACACATGATCAGATGGAAGCGATGACGCTTGCTACGGTTTTGATCATCATGAAGGATGGTGTGATTCAACAGGTTGGTAAACCAAGGGATTTATATCATGATCCATGTAATCTGTTTGTCGCAAACTTTTTAGGGCGTTATGGAATTAATCAGTTCCATGGCTGTATTCAGCATCATAC
Coding sequences:
- a CDS encoding ABC transporter ATP-binding protein, giving the protein MAKLELQHIQKHFGKVNAVNDFSLRLNEKAFVVLAGPSGCGKTTLLQLIAGLLPADSGRIILNDTDITTTEPGKRKIAMVFQEAALFPHLNVYENIAFGLAYQGMKEADIHTAVHQMAEMLSIDELLDRAANTLSGGQMQRVAIARALIRQPDLFLMDEPLSSLDASLKSKLRIEIAQLYQRSNATFLYVTHDQMEAMTLATVLIIMKDGVIQQVGKPRDLYHDPCNLFVANFLGRYGINQFHGCIQHHTLYCMQKRKVLDFQIEDQEVYVCVRPQDIHEDAQGEIGRIILIEDIGDEIYYHVLVNGTTIIMKHTHEREYQMDEEIHIGFHWVDALYFHSNTEERVHIG